A part of Synchiropus splendidus isolate RoL2022-P1 chromosome 19, RoL_Sspl_1.0, whole genome shotgun sequence genomic DNA contains:
- the LOC128751464 gene encoding myeloid-associated differentiation marker-like protein 2: MDPHGEHYLNKDAVLSPLGAARMCQLGFGCIIMALVSHGAGYSATYGIFCMFVWCFCFAVSLVIFTLDITRLHACMPISWDNFTVAFAMLATLMYITASVVYPVYFLEADCPDDFCEVKIYRIAVTVCSCICCFPYGTEVFLTRAKPGAVVGYMATVSGLLKVVQGFVACIIFGALANYSEYNSYIATQYCVVVYSLCFSVTVVVVILTVSGRTSSLRFPFDRFVVVYTFLAVILYLSTALIWPIFSFDRKYSNSTRPEDCPRGECPWDSKLVVAVFSIVNLILYFVDLIYSQRIRFISNAAV; encoded by the coding sequence ATGGATCCTCATGGAGAACACTACCTCAACAAAGACGCTGTGCTCTCTCCTCTGGGCGCAGCTCGAATGTGCCAGCTGGGGTTTGGCTGCATCATCATGGCCCTGGTGTCTCACGGCGCAGGATACAGCGCCACCTACGGGATCTTCTGCATGTTCGTGTGGTGTTTTTGCTTTGCTGTCTCACTGGTGATCTTCACACTGGACATCACGCGGCTGCACGCCTGCATGCCCATTTCCTGGGATAACTTCACCGTGGCGTTCGCCATGCTGGCCACGCTCATGTACATCACCGCCTCCGTGGTCTACCCGGTGTACTTCCTGGAAGCGGACTGTCCTGACGACTTCTGTGAAGTGAAAATCTACCGCATTGCCGTGACGGTTTGCTCCTGCATTTGCTGTTTCCCATATGGCACCGAGGTGTTCCTCACTCGGGCTAAACCGGGAGCTGTTGTTGGCTACATGGCCACAGTTTCCGGGCTTCTCAAGGTGGTCCAAGGATTTGTGGCCTGCATCATATTCGGAGCCCTGGCTAACTACAGCGAGTACAACTCCTACATCGCCACCCAGTACTGCGTGGTGGTCTACAGTCTGTGTTTCTCAGTAACCGTCGTGGTGGTGATCCTAACTGTCTCCGGACGCACATCCTCCCTGAGGTTTCCCTTCGACCGCTTTGTGGTCGTCTACACTTTCTTGGCCGTCATCCTCTATCTCAGCACTGCTCTTATCTGGCCCATCTTCAGCTTTGACAGGAAGTACAGCAACAGCACGCGACCTGAGGACTGTCCACGGGGAGAATGTCCTTGGGACAGCAAGCTAGTGGTGGCAGTCTTTTCCATTGTCAACCTCATCCTGTATTTTGTCGATCTAATTTATTCGCAGAGGATCCGCTTTATCTCCAACGCTGCTGTTTGA